A stretch of the Arthrobacter stackebrandtii genome encodes the following:
- a CDS encoding F0F1 ATP synthase subunit B, with protein MVTAAVILASEGANPLVPNWWEILVTAVAFAVLLFVVTKFIAPTFEKSYTDRVEAIEGGIEKAEEAQAEANALLEQYKAQLMDARTEANGIREAARAEGAQILADLKEKAAEESARITAQAQVQIESERVAAVNSLRNEVGTLATSLASKIVGEALDDDARSNRVVERFLADLENQSNAGASK; from the coding sequence ATGGTTACCGCAGCAGTAATTCTCGCTAGCGAGGGTGCAAACCCACTGGTACCCAACTGGTGGGAAATTCTAGTCACCGCTGTAGCTTTCGCTGTCCTGCTCTTCGTGGTGACAAAGTTCATCGCACCAACCTTTGAGAAGTCATACACGGACCGTGTAGAAGCCATCGAGGGTGGGATTGAGAAGGCAGAAGAGGCCCAGGCCGAAGCTAACGCCCTCTTGGAGCAGTACAAGGCCCAGCTCATGGACGCCCGCACGGAAGCCAACGGCATCCGTGAGGCCGCCCGTGCAGAGGGTGCCCAGATCCTGGCCGACCTGAAGGAGAAGGCGGCAGAGGAATCTGCACGCATCACCGCCCAGGCCCAGGTCCAGATCGAATCCGAGCGTGTTGCCGCAGTGAACTCCCTCCGCAACGAGGTTGGCACCCTGGCCACATCGCTGGCAAGCAAGATCGTTGGCGAAGCACTCGACGATGACGCGCGTTCCAACCGCGTTGTTGAGCGCTTCCTGGCCGATCTGGAAAACCAGTCGAACGCGGGTGCATCGAAGTAA
- a CDS encoding MraY family glycosyltransferase, giving the protein MELWAQITVGAIALVLALVLPLFVRPLLARAGVLDVPNARSSHTTPTIRGMGITTAAALAAAVLAAVFLPQTGNVTKGSLTLVVILGVVLAAAAIGWIEDIRGLSVKVRASLQLGVGAVATAVVALIDPGQQQLWLIPVGALAVAAYINVANFMDGINGISGSHGLLVGGFYAYAGIMSGHAWLVYAGIAIAMAFAGFLPWNLSRNKVFLGDVGSYLLGASIAVTAMCAFLAGVPVEYIFSPVLIYLIDTFVTFLRRLIAGERWYAAHRQHVYQRLTIVGLSHLQATAVVCAATVLVSVLGIVAAQGSEAVQVVATAAGFAVVLAYLRTPTWFQGWMRRHRAESANPAESGGDSGAAAREG; this is encoded by the coding sequence ATGGAACTGTGGGCACAAATCACCGTTGGCGCCATCGCGCTGGTCCTTGCACTGGTCCTTCCCCTTTTCGTGCGCCCGCTGCTGGCCCGCGCCGGCGTCCTTGACGTCCCGAACGCACGCTCCTCGCACACCACGCCCACCATCCGCGGCATGGGAATTACGACGGCGGCCGCCCTCGCCGCCGCCGTGCTCGCCGCCGTGTTCCTGCCGCAGACCGGGAACGTCACCAAGGGTTCGCTGACCCTGGTGGTGATCCTCGGCGTCGTGCTGGCCGCCGCAGCCATTGGCTGGATTGAGGACATCCGAGGTCTCTCGGTCAAGGTGCGGGCCAGCCTGCAGCTGGGCGTGGGCGCCGTTGCCACCGCAGTGGTGGCGCTGATCGATCCGGGCCAGCAGCAGCTGTGGCTCATCCCCGTCGGCGCACTGGCCGTGGCCGCCTATATCAACGTTGCCAATTTCATGGACGGCATCAACGGCATCTCCGGCAGCCACGGACTGCTGGTGGGTGGCTTCTACGCCTACGCCGGCATCATGAGCGGCCATGCCTGGCTGGTGTACGCCGGCATTGCGATTGCCATGGCCTTCGCGGGCTTCCTGCCGTGGAACCTCAGCCGCAACAAGGTTTTCCTGGGGGACGTGGGCAGCTACCTGCTGGGCGCTTCCATCGCCGTGACCGCCATGTGCGCCTTCCTGGCAGGTGTTCCCGTCGAGTACATCTTCTCCCCGGTGCTGATCTACCTGATCGACACCTTCGTCACGTTCCTGCGCCGCCTGATCGCGGGGGAGCGCTGGTATGCCGCCCACCGCCAGCACGTGTACCAGCGGCTGACCATCGTGGGCCTGAGCCACCTGCAGGCCACAGCCGTGGTGTGTGCGGCCACTGTCCTGGTCAGTGTCCTGGGCATCGTTGCCGCACAGGGGAGCGAAGCGGTTCAGGTGGTGGCCACGGCGGCCGGGTTCGCCGTCGTGCTGGCCTACCTGCGCACACCCACCTGGTTCCAGGGGTGGATGCGGCGCCACCGCGCAGAATCCGCGAATCCGGCCGAAAGCGGCGGCGACAGCGGTGCGGCTGCCCGGGAGGGGTGA
- the atpA gene encoding F0F1 ATP synthase subunit alpha produces the protein MADLTINADDVRNALNEFAASYEPGNAERVEVGRVTTASDGIAKVEGLPSVMANELLRFEDGTLGLAQNLDTREIGVVVLGDFAGIAEGQQVHRTGEILSVPVGDKFLGRVVDPLGQPIDDLGEIESEGRRALELQAPGVTERKSVHEPLQTGMKAIDAMIPIGRGQRQLIIGDRQTGKTALAVDAIINQKANWASGDVKKQVRCVYVAIGQKASTIAAVRQTLADHGALEYTTIVASPASDPAGFKYLAPYAGSAIGQHWMYGGKHVLIVFDDLSKQAEAYRAVSLLLRRPPGREAYPGDVFYLHSRLLERCAKLSDELGAGSMTGLPIIETKANDVSAYIPTNVISITDGQIFLQSDLFNANQRPAVDVGVSVSRVGGAAQVKAMKKVSGTLKLELAQYRDMQAFAMFASDLDAASKQQLTRGARLMELLKQGQYAPFPVENQVVSIWMGTNGYLDNVPVEDVRRFETEFLEHLRLRTSVLTTLAETNVLEDSTVEALKSNIVDFKKGFFGEGDDQLVGAGHEEFDALAAEDVDQEKIVKQKR, from the coding sequence ATGGCCGACTTGACCATCAATGCCGACGACGTCCGGAATGCCTTGAATGAGTTCGCAGCGTCCTATGAACCGGGCAACGCAGAGCGCGTCGAGGTTGGCCGCGTCACCACGGCAAGTGACGGCATTGCCAAGGTGGAGGGTCTTCCCTCCGTCATGGCCAACGAACTTCTTCGATTTGAAGATGGCACTCTGGGCCTGGCCCAGAACCTGGACACTCGCGAGATCGGTGTGGTCGTCCTGGGCGACTTCGCCGGCATCGCTGAGGGCCAGCAGGTTCACCGCACCGGGGAGATCCTCTCCGTGCCGGTGGGCGACAAATTCCTTGGCCGCGTCGTTGACCCCCTGGGTCAGCCGATTGACGACCTGGGCGAGATCGAGTCCGAAGGCCGCCGTGCCCTGGAACTCCAGGCCCCCGGCGTCACCGAGCGCAAGTCGGTTCACGAACCGCTGCAGACCGGCATGAAGGCCATCGACGCGATGATCCCGATCGGCCGCGGCCAGCGCCAGCTGATCATTGGTGACCGCCAGACCGGCAAGACCGCCCTTGCCGTTGATGCGATCATCAACCAGAAGGCCAACTGGGCTTCCGGAGATGTCAAGAAGCAGGTTCGCTGCGTTTACGTTGCAATCGGCCAGAAGGCATCCACCATTGCTGCAGTCCGCCAGACCCTGGCTGACCACGGTGCACTGGAGTACACCACGATCGTTGCCTCCCCGGCATCCGACCCGGCCGGCTTCAAGTACCTGGCACCCTACGCAGGTTCGGCCATCGGCCAGCACTGGATGTACGGCGGCAAGCACGTTCTGATCGTGTTTGACGACCTCTCCAAGCAGGCTGAAGCCTACCGCGCCGTTTCGCTGCTGCTGCGCCGCCCGCCGGGCCGCGAAGCATACCCCGGCGATGTGTTCTACCTGCACTCCCGCCTGCTGGAACGCTGTGCCAAGCTCTCCGACGAGCTGGGCGCGGGCTCGATGACCGGCCTGCCGATCATCGAAACCAAGGCAAACGACGTCTCGGCCTACATTCCGACCAACGTCATTTCCATCACCGACGGCCAGATCTTCCTGCAGTCTGACCTCTTCAACGCCAACCAGCGCCCCGCAGTGGACGTGGGTGTCTCTGTGTCCCGCGTTGGCGGTGCTGCACAGGTCAAGGCCATGAAGAAGGTCTCCGGTACCTTGAAGCTGGAATTGGCACAGTACCGCGACATGCAGGCATTTGCCATGTTCGCCTCGGACCTGGATGCCGCCTCCAAGCAGCAGCTGACCCGTGGTGCGCGTTTGATGGAGCTGCTCAAGCAGGGCCAGTACGCACCGTTCCCGGTGGAGAACCAGGTTGTCTCAATCTGGATGGGCACCAACGGATACCTGGACAACGTCCCGGTTGAAGATGTCCGTCGCTTCGAAACCGAATTCCTTGAGCACCTGCGCCTGCGCACCTCGGTCCTGACCACCTTGGCCGAGACCAACGTGCTGGAAGATTCAACCGTTGAGGCACTCAAGTCCAACATTGTTGACTTCAAGAAGGGCTTCTTCGGGGAGGGCGACGACCAGCTGGTTGGCGCCGGCCACGAAGAGTTCGATGCGCTTGCCGCCGAGGACGTCGACCAGGAAAAGATCGTTAAGCAGAAACGCTGA
- a CDS encoding F0F1 ATP synthase subunit delta, translated as MAGVSSKSLAAALESLEPKLATASIALAEDLFAILGLLDSNAGLRRALTDPTRESADKAALAATLVSGKVGAPAQEVFLELVAARWSTARDLGDALEVLAATSAIAIAEGQGDGSANLEKLEDDLFSFIRVVGSSHDLQRAFDDPQASGAAKAELAGRVAPQASEVATLLIRQAVSAPRGLKPTALVQRFVELVAKRQQRWIAQVSVTRALSDEQFTRLQAGLNNLYGRELKINVNIDPTLVGGIKVVVGAEVVDATAATRLAELRRRLAV; from the coding sequence ATGGCAGGTGTATCGAGCAAGTCATTGGCAGCGGCCCTGGAGTCGTTGGAACCCAAGCTCGCCACTGCGTCGATCGCATTGGCTGAGGATCTCTTCGCCATCTTGGGGCTGCTTGACAGCAACGCCGGCCTGCGCCGCGCCTTGACCGACCCCACTCGTGAGAGTGCGGACAAGGCAGCATTGGCCGCCACGCTGGTTTCCGGAAAGGTCGGTGCCCCGGCGCAGGAAGTCTTCCTGGAGCTGGTCGCCGCACGATGGAGCACGGCACGTGACCTGGGCGATGCACTGGAAGTCTTGGCAGCAACATCGGCAATCGCGATTGCTGAAGGTCAAGGTGACGGTTCTGCCAACCTGGAGAAGCTGGAAGATGACCTCTTCTCGTTTATCCGAGTTGTTGGGTCCAGTCATGATCTGCAGCGTGCCTTCGACGATCCGCAGGCTTCGGGTGCAGCCAAGGCCGAATTGGCCGGCAGGGTTGCTCCGCAGGCAAGCGAGGTCGCCACGCTGTTGATCCGCCAGGCCGTGAGCGCCCCCCGCGGGCTCAAGCCCACTGCCCTGGTGCAACGTTTCGTGGAATTGGTTGCCAAGCGCCAGCAGCGCTGGATTGCCCAGGTCAGTGTCACCCGTGCGCTGAGCGATGAGCAGTTCACCCGCCTGCAGGCAGGCTTGAACAATCTCTACGGTCGCGAATTGAAGATCAACGTCAACATCGACCCGACATTAGTCGGCGGAATCAAGGTAGTTGTGGGGGCCGAGGTTGTTGACGCAACCGCAGCCACGCGACTGGCCGAACTTCGCCGCCGGTTGGCCGTGTAG
- a CDS encoding F0F1 ATP synthase subunit C encodes MELHGSLNMIGYGLAAIGSAIGVGMIFAAYINGVARQPEAQRILQPIAMLGFALAEALAILGLVFAFVVGV; translated from the coding sequence ATGGAACTCCACGGCTCGCTCAACATGATTGGCTACGGCCTGGCAGCTATTGGCTCCGCCATCGGCGTGGGCATGATCTTCGCCGCCTACATCAACGGTGTGGCACGCCAGCCTGAAGCACAGCGCATCCTGCAGCCCATCGCCATGCTTGGCTTCGCTCTTGCAGAAGCACTGGCAATCCTTGGCCTGGTCTTCGCCTTCGTTGTTGGCGTCTAG
- a CDS encoding polysaccharide biosynthesis protein, whose translation MNTTSAQASGNPAFSSGDGEGKPKLWLWSQAVLDSLAWAVALCLAVLLRYELDVRLINFPGLAIIITVAVATQLIVGWYMALYRGRYTFGSIAEARVLIAVTLIVGVVVSIVLSIFINELHIARSVAIIAFPFAALSMAAVRYAKRLYVEGKPTFGDEAQRTLIYGAGFLGNSLVTRMVQDPDSPYVPVGLIDDNTSKKHLRLSSVGVLGGGHELPEIIKRTKSTVVVLAMAHLDAKRIRQISDSVSGLGVKVLVLPPLQDMLSPETGNGNKGGLTDFREIDVADLIGRTPVETQVEQIAGYVKGKRVLVTGAGGSIGSELCRQLSGFEPAELMMLDRDESGLQHTQLSIEGHGLLDNQNILLADIRDADALTEIFAKRRPEVVFHAAALKHAPLLQMYPEEGWKTNVIGSLNVLQAARSVDVETYVNVSTDKAASPTTALGHSKRAAEKLTSWMAGETGKRYVSVRFGNVIGSRGSMLPLFTDQINKGGPVTVTHPDVTRFFMTIPEACQLVIQAGAIGHGGDVLILDMGEPVRIMDVAERMIAMSGRDIEIKITGLRPSEKLHEQLTGDDEVQDPDGHAKISHTHARPLDPAELDLELWLQRCRDEAGPDAPSIDESDGDVAAGA comes from the coding sequence TTGAATACCACCAGTGCACAGGCAAGCGGGAATCCCGCATTTTCATCCGGGGACGGCGAAGGCAAGCCGAAGCTGTGGCTTTGGTCACAAGCTGTCCTTGACTCCCTGGCCTGGGCGGTGGCCCTGTGCCTTGCCGTGCTGTTGCGCTATGAGCTGGACGTGCGGCTCATCAACTTCCCGGGGCTGGCCATCATCATCACGGTCGCGGTCGCCACGCAGCTGATTGTGGGCTGGTACATGGCCCTTTACCGCGGCCGCTACACGTTTGGCAGCATCGCCGAAGCGCGGGTGCTGATCGCCGTGACTTTGATCGTTGGCGTGGTGGTGAGCATCGTACTTTCCATTTTCATCAATGAGCTGCACATTGCCCGCTCGGTGGCCATCATCGCCTTCCCGTTCGCGGCGCTGTCCATGGCGGCCGTGCGGTATGCGAAGCGTCTCTATGTCGAGGGCAAGCCCACGTTTGGCGATGAAGCCCAGCGCACCTTGATCTACGGCGCCGGATTCCTGGGCAACTCTCTGGTGACCCGGATGGTCCAGGACCCGGATTCCCCCTACGTCCCGGTCGGCCTGATTGACGACAACACGTCCAAGAAGCACCTGCGCCTGAGCTCTGTGGGCGTGCTGGGCGGCGGCCACGAGCTGCCGGAAATCATCAAGCGCACCAAGTCCACCGTGGTGGTCCTGGCCATGGCCCACCTGGATGCCAAGCGCATCCGCCAGATTTCGGACAGCGTCTCCGGCCTGGGCGTGAAGGTCCTGGTCCTGCCGCCGCTGCAGGACATGCTCAGCCCCGAAACGGGCAATGGCAACAAGGGAGGGCTCACCGACTTCCGCGAGATTGATGTTGCCGACCTCATCGGCCGCACCCCGGTGGAAACCCAGGTGGAGCAGATCGCCGGCTACGTCAAGGGCAAGCGTGTCCTGGTGACGGGCGCAGGCGGATCCATCGGCTCCGAATTGTGCCGCCAGCTCAGCGGCTTCGAGCCGGCCGAACTCATGATGCTGGACCGGGACGAGTCCGGGCTGCAGCACACCCAGCTCTCCATCGAGGGCCACGGGCTCCTGGACAACCAGAACATTCTGCTGGCAGACATCCGCGACGCCGATGCGCTCACCGAAATCTTCGCCAAGCGCCGCCCCGAAGTGGTTTTTCACGCCGCCGCGCTCAAGCACGCCCCGCTGCTGCAGATGTATCCGGAGGAGGGATGGAAGACCAACGTCATCGGCTCCCTCAATGTCCTGCAGGCCGCGCGCAGCGTTGACGTGGAAACCTACGTCAACGTCTCCACGGACAAGGCCGCCAGCCCCACCACGGCCCTGGGCCACTCCAAGCGCGCCGCCGAAAAGCTCACCTCATGGATGGCGGGGGAGACCGGCAAGCGCTATGTGTCCGTGCGCTTCGGCAACGTGATCGGCAGCCGCGGCTCCATGCTCCCGCTGTTCACCGACCAGATCAACAAGGGCGGCCCGGTCACCGTCACCCACCCCGACGTGACCCGCTTCTTCATGACCATTCCCGAGGCCTGCCAGCTCGTCATCCAGGCCGGTGCCATCGGGCACGGCGGCGACGTGCTCATCCTGGACATGGGCGAGCCCGTGCGCATCATGGACGTGGCCGAGCGCATGATTGCCATGTCCGGCCGGGACATCGAAATCAAGATCACCGGCCTGCGCCCCTCCGAGAAGCTCCATGAACAGCTCACCGGCGACGACGAAGTCCAGGACCCGGACGGCCACGCCAAGATTTCGCATACGCACGCCCGTCCGCTGGACCCGGCCGAACTGGACCTGGAGCTCTGGCTGCAGCGCTGCCGGGACGAGGCCGGGCCGGATGCGCCCAGCATTGATGAATCCGACGGCGACGTCGCGGCAGGTGCCTGA
- a CDS encoding glycosyltransferase: MSSQRRSQFFIVITTFNRADYLSELLGSVAALDPAPDGVIVVNNASTDTTVEVIDGVRREFAALPVPIPVIHHRLEVNSGGAGGFSAGVERALAEGAQWMWLMDDDVTVVPGAVGAFGPWMDKYDAVVGRRYDAAGEPFFWQNSFNTFLGLPLPVKGDIFEETDEFATNVGCFEGMLLHSDAVKGVGLPDSRFFLTWDDTIYGWLISLQRPVVYVNEFVLHKVRPQRSLNLGIRHLNDSSDLSRYYVMRNRGLVAQYLRAHNSYNRVGFALGTALTMSKELVRLVGVEKTLRGGSRLFAGWRDSRQIMAAGDFVPMQPLERTS, translated from the coding sequence TTGAGTTCACAGCGACGCAGCCAGTTTTTCATCGTCATCACCACCTTCAACCGTGCTGACTACCTGTCCGAGCTCCTGGGCTCCGTTGCAGCCCTGGACCCCGCCCCCGACGGCGTCATAGTTGTTAACAATGCCAGCACGGACACCACGGTGGAGGTCATCGACGGGGTGCGCCGCGAGTTTGCCGCGCTGCCCGTGCCCATCCCCGTCATCCACCACCGCCTCGAGGTCAACTCAGGCGGCGCGGGCGGCTTCTCCGCCGGCGTGGAGCGCGCCCTGGCGGAGGGTGCGCAGTGGATGTGGCTGATGGACGACGACGTCACGGTGGTTCCCGGGGCTGTCGGCGCCTTTGGTCCGTGGATGGACAAGTACGACGCCGTGGTGGGCCGCCGCTACGATGCCGCCGGCGAGCCGTTCTTCTGGCAGAACAGCTTCAACACCTTCCTGGGCCTGCCGCTGCCGGTCAAGGGCGACATCTTTGAGGAAACGGACGAGTTCGCCACGAATGTTGGCTGCTTCGAGGGCATGCTCCTCCATTCTGACGCCGTCAAGGGCGTGGGCCTGCCGGATTCCCGCTTCTTCCTGACCTGGGACGACACCATTTACGGCTGGCTCATCTCCCTGCAGCGGCCCGTGGTGTATGTCAACGAGTTTGTGCTGCACAAGGTGCGGCCCCAGCGCAGCCTGAACCTGGGCATCCGCCACCTCAACGACTCCTCGGACCTCAGCCGCTACTACGTCATGCGCAACCGCGGGCTCGTGGCCCAATACCTGCGGGCCCACAACAGCTACAACCGGGTGGGATTCGCCCTCGGCACGGCCTTGACGATGTCCAAGGAACTGGTCCGGCTGGTGGGCGTTGAAAAGACGCTCCGCGGCGGCAGCAGGCTGTTTGCCGGCTGGCGCGACTCCCGCCAAATCATGGCGGCCGGCGACTTTGTTCCCATGCAACCACTGGAAAGAACCTCCTGA
- the atpB gene encoding F0F1 ATP synthase subunit A, producing MNAFALPMASNDGGFVPPTISDTHLPDIIQWMAPYGTGFGKQMLVVILSVIIIAWFFKAAIRNPKLVPGKTQFLAEGFYSFARNTIGRDIMGEKNFRPWVPLLLSVFMFVLLNNILGAVPFIQLPSFSHAGSAYAIAMIIYFTWITVGVRKYGLRYFKLAVVPPGVPGWILPLLVPLEIISNFIVRPLTHSLRLMATMLAGHMIVILAGSGAEYLITEQDNILLQATGFAVIAGSVAMYFLELLIMVLQAFVFTLLTALYIQGALDADAH from the coding sequence TTGAACGCGTTTGCGCTTCCGATGGCCTCGAATGACGGTGGCTTCGTTCCACCAACTATTAGTGACACCCATCTTCCAGACATCATCCAATGGATGGCACCGTATGGCACGGGATTTGGCAAGCAGATGCTGGTGGTCATCCTCTCGGTGATCATCATTGCCTGGTTCTTCAAGGCCGCGATCCGCAACCCGAAACTTGTGCCGGGCAAGACCCAATTCCTCGCTGAAGGCTTCTACAGCTTCGCGCGCAACACCATTGGCCGCGACATCATGGGCGAGAAAAACTTCCGCCCGTGGGTCCCGCTGCTGTTGTCGGTGTTCATGTTTGTGCTGCTGAACAACATTCTTGGTGCCGTTCCCTTTATTCAGCTGCCATCCTTCTCCCACGCAGGCAGTGCCTACGCAATTGCGATGATCATCTACTTTACGTGGATCACGGTCGGCGTGCGGAAGTACGGCCTTCGCTACTTCAAGCTGGCTGTAGTTCCCCCGGGCGTACCCGGGTGGATCCTGCCGCTTTTGGTGCCGTTGGAGATCATCTCAAACTTCATTGTCCGCCCCCTGACGCACTCGCTGCGTTTGATGGCGACGATGCTGGCCGGCCACATGATTGTGATCCTGGCAGGCAGTGGCGCGGAGTACCTCATCACGGAGCAGGACAACATCCTGCTCCAGGCCACCGGCTTTGCAGTCATTGCAGGCTCGGTTGCCATGTACTTCCTCGAACTGCTGATCATGGTCCTGCAGGCGTTTGTCTTCACCCTGCTGACCGCGCTCTACATCCAGGGTGCCCTGGATGCCGACGCGCACTAG
- a CDS encoding F0F1 ATP synthase subunit gamma, producing MGAQIRVYRQKIASTTSMQKIFKAMELIATSRIGKARTRVAASLPYSNAITRAVSAVASQSEVDHPLTTEPDSIRRAAVLVMTSDRGLAGSYSASVLKQAEHLIELLHGEGKDVTTYLVGRKAQAYFDFRGRDYAKVWTGGTDAPEFETARELREALLADFATDFEEGGVDEIHVVYTQFKSMVVQEPTVIRLLPLEVVEEEVETSADLLPLYEFEPQPADVLDALLPRYIESRIFSALLQAAASELAARQRAMKSAGDNASDLIKKYTRLRNNARQAEITQELSEIVAGADALNAS from the coding sequence ATGGGAGCCCAGATCCGGGTCTACCGCCAGAAGATCGCCTCGACCACGTCGATGCAAAAGATCTTCAAGGCGATGGAACTGATCGCTACGTCCCGCATTGGAAAGGCACGTACCCGTGTCGCGGCATCACTGCCATACTCCAATGCGATCACCCGTGCCGTTTCTGCCGTTGCGTCCCAGTCCGAGGTCGACCACCCGCTGACAACCGAGCCGGATTCCATCCGCCGGGCGGCAGTACTGGTCATGACTTCCGACCGTGGTCTTGCCGGTTCCTACTCCGCCAGCGTGTTGAAGCAGGCAGAGCACCTTATCGAATTGCTGCACGGAGAAGGAAAAGACGTCACGACCTACCTGGTCGGCCGCAAGGCACAGGCGTACTTTGACTTCCGTGGCCGCGATTACGCCAAGGTATGGACCGGTGGAACCGACGCGCCGGAATTTGAAACTGCACGCGAACTCCGCGAGGCATTGCTGGCCGATTTCGCCACCGACTTTGAAGAGGGCGGCGTGGATGAAATCCACGTTGTATACACCCAGTTCAAGTCGATGGTGGTCCAGGAGCCGACCGTCATTCGACTGCTGCCGCTGGAAGTTGTTGAGGAAGAAGTTGAAACCTCAGCCGACCTGCTGCCGCTGTACGAATTTGAACCGCAGCCTGCGGACGTCCTTGACGCCCTGCTGCCGCGGTACATCGAGTCACGCATCTTCTCAGCACTATTGCAGGCGGCAGCTTCCGAGCTCGCGGCACGCCAGCGGGCCATGAAGTCCGCAGGCGACAACGCCAGCGATCTGATCAAGAAGTACACGCGTCTTCGTAACAACGCCCGCCAGGCCGAGATTACGCAGGAGCTCTCCGAGATTGTTGCGGGCGCCGACGCGCTCAACGCCTCGTAG
- a CDS encoding glycosyltransferase, translated as MTDSVAVAAVTFDRPDDVRTLLGALSQQTHTPHAIALVDSGTESVAAIAAQAPAEVTYVRSLANLGGAGGFSLAILNAIASGAEWVWIMDDDAHPEDPACLATLLEAAKARGLDVVVPLIVAPGEPTKLSFPFRIDGHLTHDRAVVEPLGFIDNVGQFFNGALIRTDVFFKVGLPDLRLFIRGDETDFMLRLRQAKVKFGTVTSVALTHPAGWGEVQEVLGDRLHVLVPETPFKRFYYYRNRGFLTRKHRRVRSLVADAVGYPLFFLKKGDVKGLAKWAGTYSAGLRGAKFGPMKDQKF; from the coding sequence TTGACCGATTCCGTTGCCGTTGCCGCCGTGACCTTTGACAGGCCCGACGACGTGCGCACCTTGTTGGGGGCCCTTTCGCAACAAACCCATACGCCGCATGCCATAGCGTTGGTCGACTCCGGCACGGAGTCCGTGGCCGCCATAGCAGCGCAGGCCCCGGCCGAAGTCACGTACGTGCGCTCCCTCGCCAACCTGGGCGGTGCCGGCGGGTTTTCCCTCGCCATCCTGAACGCCATCGCCTCGGGTGCCGAGTGGGTCTGGATCATGGACGACGACGCCCACCCGGAAGACCCTGCCTGCCTCGCCACACTGCTGGAAGCCGCCAAGGCACGCGGCCTCGATGTCGTGGTGCCCCTCATTGTTGCCCCCGGCGAGCCCACCAAGTTGTCCTTCCCGTTCCGCATCGACGGGCACCTGACGCACGACCGCGCCGTGGTGGAGCCGCTGGGCTTCATTGACAACGTGGGCCAGTTCTTCAACGGTGCCCTGATCCGCACCGATGTCTTCTTCAAGGTGGGCCTGCCCGACCTGCGCCTTTTCATCCGCGGCGACGAAACCGACTTCATGCTGCGCCTGCGCCAGGCCAAGGTGAAGTTTGGCACCGTCACCTCCGTCGCGCTCACCCACCCCGCAGGCTGGGGCGAGGTGCAGGAGGTGCTGGGCGACCGCCTGCACGTGCTCGTCCCGGAAACCCCCTTCAAGCGCTTCTACTACTACCGCAACCGCGGCTTCCTCACCCGCAAGCACCGCCGCGTGCGCTCCCTGGTGGCCGACGCCGTCGGCTATCCCCTGTTCTTCCTGAAAAAGGGCGATGTCAAGGGCCTTGCCAAGTGGGCAGGCACATACTCGGCAGGCCTGAGAGGGGCAAAGTTCGGCCCCATGAAGGACCAAAAGTTTTGA